A genomic stretch from Mesoplodon densirostris isolate mMesDen1 chromosome 3, mMesDen1 primary haplotype, whole genome shotgun sequence includes:
- the GFRA3 gene encoding GDNF family receptor alpha-3 isoform X3, which translates to MAHPPSPRPLLPALLLLLPLLLRAGDYKLDVSPYEDTVTRKPWKMNLSKLNMLKPDSDLCLKFAMMCTVNDKCDRLRKAYGEACSRSRCQRHTCQRQLRSFFEKASEPHAQGLLLCPCAPTDLGCGQRRRNTIAPSCSLPSEAPNCLELWHICVSDPLCRSRLADFQTHCHPMDILGTCATEQSKCLRAYMGLIGTAMTPNFVSNVTARVALSCTCRGSGNLQEECERLEESFSRNPCLMEAIAAKMRFHSQLFSQDWTASTFSMMERQNKNPALRPQPWVPSLFSCILTLILLLSLW; encoded by the exons GTGACTATAAGCTGGATGTCTCTCCCTATGAAGACACAGTGACCAGAAAACCCTGGAAAATGAATCTCAGCAAACTGAACATGCTCAAACCAG ACTCTGACCTCTGCCTCAAGTTTGCCATGATGTGCACTGTTAATGACAAGTGTGACCGGCTGCGCAAGGCGTACGGGGAGGCGTGCTCCAGGTCCCGCTGCCAGCGCCACACTTGCCAAAGGCAGCTGCGCTCCTTCTTCGAGAAGGCGTCGGAGCCCCACGCTCAGGGCCTGCTGCTGTGCCCGTGCGCGCCCACCGACCTGGGTTGCGGGCAGCGCCGGCGCAACACCATCGCCCCCAGCTGCTCACTGCCATCGGAGGCCCCCAACTGCCTGGAGCTGTGGCACATATGCGTGTCCGACCCGCTGTGCAG ATCGCGCCTGGCGGATTTTCAGACCCACTGCCATCCCATGGACATCCTAGGGACCTGTGCAACAGAGCAGTCCAAATGTCTGCGAGCATACATGGGGCTgattg GGACTGCCATGACTCCCAACTTTGTCAGCAACGTCACTGCCAGAGTTGCCTTAAGCTGCACCTGCCGAGGCAGTGGCAATCTGCAGGAGGAGTGTGAGAGGCTGGAAGAGTCCTTCTCCCGAAACCCCTGCCTCA tGGAGGCCATTGCAGCTAAGATGCGTTTTCACAGCCAACTCTTCTCCCAGGACTGGACAGCCTCTACCTTTTCCATGATGGAACGCCAG aaCAAAAACCCTGCTCTGAGGCCACAGCCCTGGGtgccctctcttttctcctgtaTACTTACCTTGATTCTGCTTCTGAGCCTCTGGTag